GTCTGTATCTATACATGGTGTCGTTGATAATGATCAAAATGTCATTTATTTACCATTCCACAAGACAGACGGGGTTTCTATAACAGAAATGCTAAAAGAATTTGCCCAAGTTCCTGTTATGATCGAAAATGAGGCAAATCTTTCTGCATTGTATGAACGTAATTTTAAGCATAGTTTATCGATTAATAACCTTATAGCGCTTAGCATTCATAAAGGTATTGGTGCGGGCTTAATTATTAATAATAAATTGTATCGCGGTGCCAATGGTGAAGCGGGTGAGATTGGAAAAACACTTGTATCAAAAGTAAGCAATAAT
This portion of the Dysgonomonas mossii genome encodes:
- a CDS encoding ROK family protein is translated as SVSIHGVVDNDQNVIYLPFHKTDGVSITEMLKEFAQVPVMIENEANLSALYERNFKHSLSINNLIALSIHKGIGAGLIINNKLYRGANGEAGEIGKTLVSKVSNNVETYHKIEDIFSQEALLQNLSHQLGETLTLSKLIQ